The Perca fluviatilis chromosome 2, GENO_Pfluv_1.0, whole genome shotgun sequence genome includes a region encoding these proteins:
- the LOC120545898 gene encoding succinate receptor 1-like, protein MVPPCTNITEVLETYYLSPSYGIEFCIGFPGNFVVVLGYIFCLQQWQSCNIYLFSLAVSDLIFLCTLPRLAYLYANDQSETSPYACIINRYVLHVNLYSSILFMVLLSMDRFLLIRYPTRNHYLLRPRSAFILTGLSWLAVNVEVAPMISLMIHDLQIGNWSRCRDFASLEGNINTLGYSLGLTLTGYLLPLLGLCGFSYQIAHLLRVQERAVQNRTTSYKRPLRVVVMAAVMFLVLYTPYHVLRNVRIASNEAWAGMQPCTNMYIECLYILTRPLAFLHSVINPVFYFFMGDKFRELLFAKLRKLGRMKEQQRGQD, encoded by the exons ATG GTGCCACCTTGTACAAACATCACTGAAGTGCTCGAGACGTACTACCTGTCACCATCTTATGGCATCGAGTTCTGCATTGGTTTTCCTGGCAACTTTGTGGTTGTACTTGGTTACATATTTTGTTTGCAGCAGTGGCAGAGCTGCAACATTTACCTCTTCAGCCTGGCAGTCTCCGACCTAATTTTCCTCTGCACACTGCCACGTCTCGCGTACCTCTATGCAAATGACCAATCAGAAACCAGTCCCTATGCTTGCATTATCAACCGCTATGTTTTGCACGTAAATCTTTACTCTTCCATCCTGTTTATGGTTTTGTTAAGCATGGACCGCTTCCTGCTCATAAGATATCCAACACGGAACCACTACCTGCTGAGGCCACGATCAGCCTTCATCTTAACAGGGCTGAGCTGGCTAGCTGTAAATGTGGAAGTTGCTCCAATGATATCACTGATGATCCACGACCTCCAGATCGGAAACTGGAGTCGCTGCAGGGATTTTGCCAGCCTGGAAGGAAACATCAATACATTGGGCTACAGCCTGGGACTAACCCTGACTGGTTACCTTCTCCCTCTGCTTGGACTTTGTGGTTTCTCCTACCAAATTGCACATCTGCTCCGTGTCCAGGAAAGGGCTGTCCAGAACAGGACAACATCATACAAGCGGCCTTTGAGGGTTGTTGTAATGGCTGCAGTCATGTTTCTGGTTCTCTACACTCCATACCATGTGCTGAGAAATGTCAGAATAGCATCTAATGAGGCCTGGGCAGGGATGCAGCCGTGTACAAATATGTACATAGAGTGCCTGTACATCCTGACCAGACCGTTGGCCTTCTTGCACAGTGTCATCAACCCTGTCTTCTACTTCTTCATGGGTGACAAGTTCAGAGAGCTCCTATTCGCCAAGCTCAGAAAGCTGGGCAGAATGAAAGAGCAGCAAAGAGGGCAAGATTGA